The Candidatus Desulfarcum epimagneticum genomic interval TCCGCCTCAAGGTGTAGGCAGATTTTCCCGTCGTTCTTTCCGAATGCTCAACCGGCATGGATGTCTTTCGAAAACCGGCATGGTGAATAAATATCCCAAACGCCTGGCGCCGCTCCCTGTATCGCCTTATGGCGTCAATTATTTTCTTTGAATAAATTCCAAAATTTGAAACAGTTGGATCGTGATTGATTCCCGAAAAAAAATTCAATGTCTTATGAAATAATTTTGAAAAAACAAATTTTATGAAAGGGTCGTTTCTTTCAACGCGTCTCCCAAACACGATGTCATACCCTTCCCGCGCCTTTTCATACAATTTGACAATCTCCTCCGGCTGATCCTGCAAATCACAGTCCATCACCACCACCCATTCGCCCCGCGTATGGTCAAGGCCGGCGGTGATCGCATGATGCTGACCAAAATTTCGGGAAAGGTTGATCCCCCGCACCCGCGAGTCGTTTCCTGACAGTTCCGTGATCACCTCCCAGGCATTGTCCGGGCTGGCGTCATTGACCATAATAATTTCAAAATCGTCCGTAAAGTTTGAAAGGCTGTCCCGCAGACGCGCATAAAGCGTGTCAAGATTCAATTCATACCCATAAACAGGCGTCACCACAGATATGTGAACTTGATTGTCCGTATTTTTTTTTTGATCGCCGCGCGCGGTCATGGTCTTTGCCCCTGTTGATATCTCAATCCAGAATAACGCGAATAAGCTCCGACATTTTTTCTGTCTTCGCCAGCATTTCATCCATTGATCCAAACTTTAAAAAAACAATCCCCAGCTTGCATGTCGTGGCGTCATCCACCGACTCCCCGGGCTTTCCCCAAATTATTTTTTCAATTATTTTGTCTTCAATCCAGGGGTCAAAGACGATGTCTTTGACAATGCCTTCCCGTTCGGCCATAATGCAGACTCGGGAAAAAAATCCCCTGGGCTCCTCCTGGCGCAGGCGGGAAATGTCCAGACCGGCGGCGGCTTTTACAATATAACCAGGATAATCCACGCCGGTGGCATGTTCGACCAGTCTGGTATAAAGGTCCCCCGGCGATCTGCGCGTGACTTCAATCATCACCGGCTCGTTTTCTCTTAAAATAAACTGCGCGTGAAAGATACCGTCAGAAAGATTTAAAATATTTGAAATTCTTTCCGTTTCCAGTCGCAATTTATCAGAGACGCTTCCGGGCGCCGGGGAGGGGGTCGAAGCGGCGGCGACCAGATAAGGATTCTGGTAATAATGCTCGTTGTCCAGGAAACAAAAAACAACTCTGCCATCCCGCAGAAAAGCCGAGAAACCATGACGGGAGCCTTCAATAAATTCCTCCACCACAATTCGTCCGGCTTTGGAACGATGTAAAGCGTTTTCAATGGCGGCGGGCGCCTCCTCTATTTTTTCAAGCTTTGTGATTCCTTTTCCCCCGCTCAGGTCCACCGGCTTGACCATCAACGGAAAACGCCGGCCCCTGATTGTGTCAAGCGCATCAAGCGCGTTGGAAAATCCCTCTCCAACGGGAGACGGGACGTGGTTGTCCCGGGAAAATTTTCGATATTGATCCTTATGATGAAGAATAAGCGCGGTCTCATAAGAGTCATGGCCCGGCAGCCCCATTTCTTCCGCCGCATAGGCGCATGAGATCGCCGAAAAATCATTGCAGCAGGGACAAATCGCATCCACTTTCAATTTTTTCGCCAGACGTAAAATCGCCTCCTTATCGGAAAAATCTTCAAGACGGCATTCATCGGAATATTGATGCCCCATATCCGTGACTCGGTTGCCGCTTGTGATCACATGATAACCCAATCGTCTGCCCGAGTGTATCAAAGGGACATCGGCGTATCCCCCCCCGGCGATTAATAATTTCGGCAAAGTCCCAGATTTCTGTGAAAAATTTGAAAAACCGGAAAACCGGCGTCTTTCGGATATCATTGTCGATCTCCAAATCATCCCATACCCATTTTGATGAAAATTCCAATTTCGCTCCAATAAAACAGAACTGAAAATCAATCCGTTTTCCTGATCACGTCGGAAACCATGCATCCAAAAACCCTTATATCAGGCGGCGCGCGAAATTCAGTGGCCGCTTTTAAATGAATAATCGACATTGATCCAGTGTGTTCAGACAAATGAACATTGACGCGCCTCCATCCGTCCGGAAGCGCTTTTTGATCAATCTTTCCATATGAAAGACCCACCACTATTTCAAGCTCAGCGTCGCCTGGACACCAGTATTCAAATTGCGCGTCGACAGATGGTTTTGCGGCGCCGACCAGAAGCTTCGAATGGGTTTTGCGCATCCACCTGAAGGGTCTTTGATTTTTGTACACCTCTCTTACATGCCAACCGCTTAAATATTCAATGCCGGACGATTCATTTTTAGCGCCGCCAGGTAAAGGCAAAGACAAATACAAATCTGCCAGAATTTGATCATTCATTTTTTTTTCAGGGGCGGGTTTATTCCTTATTTTGTAGAGATAGACCCCCTGATCCTGCGTTACATAATCAACAAATGGACTGCCCATTAACCCCATGATCGCTTGCCGGGATACTCTTGGCTCAAATTCCGTGTAGTGAGCGATAATATATTCAAAGTGATTGGCCGTCAGCCATTCCCATTGATCCCGGTCAAGGCATCCTTCATTGACTGAATATAAAAATCTGACCGGCTCGTCAACGGCGGAAGGGTAAATACCGCTATGCCCGGTAAACATACGCAAGTCATGTTTTAAAGCCAGGGGCAAAAAGGCGCCATTTCTATGATCCCCGCTTATATATTGAAACGGAAGTGTGACCACCCGCGTTTGTTTCCCGGATATGCCTTCATAAACATTATTCTTCTCCATGAAAAGGCTTATTCCCGGTTGGGTATAATTAAAGTCGTAAACGATCAAGACTGAAAAAAAAATGGCGATTAAAGCCCCATTTGAAAAGCTCCAGCGCTTTTTTACTGTTTCCAGCAGGCAGGCGACAAAGTATCCCAGCAATATCGTGTAAAGAACCACCACGACGGACATAATTCTGCCGGGTGTCCGGGTGCCGTTAAATCCGGGAATATGATCAAACATCCAGCGATAAACAGGCAGCCCGGTCACCGCGTCTAACCGCGGGCCGAAACAAAGAAAAAAAGCAAACAAAAAAAGAACAAAAAAAATGCACAGCTCTGTTTTTCGGGCAGACTGTTTTCTCCAGTCAAACAATGTCTTTAAGAGCCATGGCAGCGCCACCAATGCGGTCAATCCAAGATAAACATTTTTTTCATTTCCACTGAATTGTAAAAACAACCTGTATATTTCAGGGGTATAGAAAAAAGTTTCCTTAAAATTTTGTCCGGAATGCAGCACGCTGTTTTTCATCATTCCATATATAAATATAGTGTAGCATACGCAAGCAAATAAACCGGGCAAAAGCCAGAGAAGCGCTTTCACCCGTTCCGGAGGGGTTCTCGATGCGTCAAAAGAAAAGCCGATCAAACGATACAACATGTACGGCCAAAGAATAAATATGGCCCAGTAAAGCATCTGAAAATTTGCGGTCAGTGTCAAAAAAAGCAGGATGCCGGAAATGGCAAACCATCTTGACCGGCCCTCATTGCGAGCCCTTTCGATAGCATATATAAGCAGCGGCAGCATCACAATGTCCACACCGTAAACCATCTCACCGTACAAAAAACTCGTTCTGAATGGAACAGTCGCCAGGTAAAAAGCCGCGACAATTGCCGCCGAAACCGATCCTGTCAGAAGCTTAACAAGAAAATACGCGGCGAGACCCACAAACACATAAGAAAACAGAGCCATCAGGTTGTAGGACAGGATGTCTCCAAAAAGAAAGGCCAGCGCCCCATTGATCGCGCTGAAAGGGAAAAAAATCAACCCTTCCGTGAACGCGCCGGACGCAAACTGATAACCGCTGAAGTAAGGGCTATTGCCACGCCCAATGTTATTTTTAAATAATGAGTATCGATAAAACTGTGAGAAGTGATCACCGGACCACATACGCTCCACCTCAGGGTCAAGTGGACCAGAAGGGATCCCGTCATGGATATGAGTGATGAACAGTTTGCCGGAATAAAAAATACCGACCAGAAGCAAAAAAAAAACCAGCGCCCAAATTATTTTTTTTTCAGAGCTAAAGAGAATATCAATTAATTTCATCGATTCTTCTCCGGCTTGGTTTTGATTGAGATTGAGGCAAAATCCGGCTCAAAAGATATTCCGCGCTTTGTTTCCATGTCAGCCATCTCATGCCTTCAGAAGAAGGCGCAAGGTTTTGCCGCTTTAACTCAAGCCACCGTTTAATGGTTTCAGCCAGTTGAATGGGTTTGGTTCCGCTGAAATAATACGCATGATGATGGGCGACTTCCCTGAATACGGGTATATCACGGGCGATAATATGTAATTTATGCCGGGCCGCTTCGATTAGCGGCAAGCCAAAACCCTCTCCCTCTGAGGCGGCAATCAAACATGTCGAAACAGTATAAATTTCTTCCAGATACTCATCGCTGATTCCGTTCAGCCAAAACAGACGTTTTCCAAGCTTGGGATGATTTCTCAATCGATTTACTATGGCGGGAATGGAGCGCCTCATGCCATCCGGCAATCCCTTCCATCCCTCTTTTCCCACAATCACCAGATTCACCTTGAGTCCCTCGCCCCAAAGTTTGTCAAACGCGTCAAGCGTCTGCATGTGACCCTTGCGGGGCTCAATGGTTCCCACCATAAGGAAAGCGGCGCATTTTTGAATCGTATTCAACACAGCGGGCGCGAAATCCGGCATGCCGCAAGAGAAGGATGAATCCCTGATGTCCGCTCCTAAATGAAACCAGGACACATTAAATGCGGCCGAATATTCCTCTCCATTTTTTTCAACCCATTCCATCAGTTCGCCGGCCACTGTTTTTGAGATACATATTCCGCCATCGCAGCGGATGATGGTTTCTAACCAATTTGAATGCGCTTTATCCGCTCCTTCCGGAAATAAATGAGGCGATAAGACCGGCAGAAGATCAAAAACAAGACAATATATTTTAACTCCGCCTTGACGCAACTGATCAAAATAAAAGCGAGTATCTTCTGTCCCTTGCGAAAATAAGTCAAGGGCGATCACAATATCCCCGGGTTGGGCATCTATCGGTTCGTCAGAAGCGATATCTGCGGGACAACCCAGCAGGGTAAAAGTGTAAGATCTGGCATACCGATAATGCCGGCGCCCCCCGGCGGCGGAGAGATAAACAGGCTCAACCCGATAACCCTTCGGCGGCGCTTTAATCAACTCAATCAACAAACCGCAGGTGGCACACTCTATCCCCGTTTTTAAATCATTATGAAAAGTTCTTGAAATGTCAAGAAAAATTCGTCTGTCCAATGATCGCTCAGAAAAATTGAATGAAATCGACTCCGCAAGCATTAAGTATTCAAGATAGTGTGGTTTGTAATGATCAAAAGCGGCCACCGCTTTGATTAAGGATTCAATGTCTGCCCGGGGATGGCTGTAAAAACGCTCAATAGCGCCAAAATACTGGGCCGCGCATCCCTGGGGCGAATGGTCTTTCAGTATAACCTGTCTTGCGCAAATGCCCAGTTTGTTTCTGCGGGACCCATCATGCCGAAGAGTTTCCAGGGCTTCAATCAACTGCATGTCGCTGAATTTATCAGGCAGCTTCCAAACCGCGTCATCAGGGAGATCCGCCATGGCGCCGTTGGCATTGACAACAGTGGCAAGGCTGTGATTCATGCAATCCATGACAGCGCCCGAAGTTTCACCGCGCGAAAACGTCCGAAGCTGCACACCTATATCGGCCGCCGCCAGGTAATGACGAAAGGTCTCTGTATCCACCCAGCCGGTGATGCGGACTCGTCCGCCGATTTTGCCGCGCTGTATGGCGGTCATCAGTTCACGGCCATATTCGCCCTCATGATTTTGGCCGACAAAAATCAATACACAATTCGCGTCTTTTGCCAAATGAGAGGTGAGCCATGCTTTCAGCAAGCGATGGTTCAGTTTCGAGGGGCCAAGCAAGCCGAAACTGCATACTATGAAATCGTCATCGCCGAGGTTTAAAGCCTGGCGCGCTTTGGCGCGATCATGTCCAAACGCGGGAATCCGCAGATGTGGAATAACCGCCCAATTGTCTTCGTCAACTTTAGCGTGCCGGTCTTTTGCCAGATTCAGAGAATATTCATGGTGTGCGACAATGCCTTTCGCTTGTTTCAACACACTAAGGTTACAAGGATATTTCCGACAAACGAGGTCATTTGAAGCGGGGTCGCTGAATTTTTCCCGCGCTGCGCCATAGCCATGTGACTCATATAGTCTCTTCACGAAATAATTTGGGTCAGACCCATGCGCATCCATGTGCCACACAAGTCCGGAGAGAAAAAAATCGTGCAGCACAACAACGCCCGGTATTTCCTCCAGCAAACTGAACATATGCTGATGGAAATGGGAATTGCCAAAATGGTAGAGCGCCCGATCATAGCGGCTATAATGACATCTAAACCATTCCACGTCAAAAACGGACCAGTCGGCGTTACTCAAGGAATCGGACACAGAATCTTGATCCACAATGACATCAATATCATAATAACGTGACAGCTCTGGAAGAAGCTCAGCGCTGTAGTCGCTTATCCCGCTGCGCTCAGGTGGAAGGGGAGAGATATAAGCCAATTTCGGTCTGCGGGCGGACAAGGATTTCCTGTCCATTGAACGACAACGCCCCGCGTGAATTTTCTCCAAAACAGAGATCAGCCGCACAGCGCTCCGATCCATAGACTGCGCATGAGAAATTTCCGATGCGGAAATATTAATCACACTGTCTTCCGGAAGGCCCAAATAACGTATGCCATCTTTACGAACAGATTCTGATATGGCAAAAATGATGTCCGACCTGTGAAGATGGCCAAGTTTATTTTTATACCAGGTTTCAACGGCAGAATTTTTCAGATCAATATCGCTGTGAACGAATGGAATAACGTCATGGAGCGCCACAGCTGTCGGCGCGTCAATATCCAACGCTCCAATGCTTGTCACGCCATCATCGTTCAATCCCTCGAACAAATTGCTCACAAGGACAATATCCGGCTTGAAATCAGCGATAAAGGCTTCACGTATTAATTCCGCAATCTGTCGACGCCAGTTATTTTTGGGTCTAAGACCGCTGACTGGTCCCGGGGCATGCCAGACGCGAATATTCTCTTGCGGCAGCAAGCCGTCAAAACCCACGCGAATCCTTTCAACAGTTTCAGGGAACAGGCCGTTGAGGACAAGGATCACTTCGTGTCCTCCGCAGTTTTGCGCAATCGCTTCAGCAAGTAAAAAAGTATGCCGACCTGTTTTACAATCTCGAGATCCAGTCGACTGAAATCCTTGCATATCAATAACAAGACGCATGGGTGTCCGCTTTAAATCAATTTAGGCGACTTCTCAAAAAGCTCGGGGAACGGTATTATTTTCCTGCCTCTTCAAGCAACAGATTGATCCGCCTGCGCTGATCCGTGATGGCGCGCTTATGCTCCCTGATCTGGCGAATGAGATCATTGATTTCGTTTGTCACGGCATTTAAATCTTCTTCCCCAATCTTGGATTCCACAATATGGCTCAATTCAATGACAGCTTGAATGTCAACTTTAGATTCCAGAATAGACGCTAAAACAGACACATGATTTCCCAGGGCGTATAGTTGGCGACAAATCTCCATATCGCTTTGGCGAAGCTCATTTCTGTGGATGAACATTGAATTTTCAATTTTTTGAAAATTTTTCACTATGACCGGCAGATTAATGATCTGTGCCATTACCCTGAAAATATAACCCAAAACCGGAATTCTGAAAGCGGTCTGAGCCGCAAATGGAAATAAAATCCCTGAGAGAGACACTTTTCTTTGTCTCCCTTCGGGTGAAAATCTCAGACGCCCAAGAATCTCAATTTTTGTCAGTTCCCCCGCTCTCATCCTTGAAAGAAAAAAATGCGCTTCATGGTCATTCGGTTTCCTGCTCAAAATGGCGCGATGCGCATTGATGATAAACTCTTGATCATGGAAATTGAGTAATTCACTGGCGTGGTATTTTCTTTTTTTCTTAAATTCAGCATCAGGCATAAAATTGGGAGACGCCATATTCGGGTCTTCGGAAAATATTTCTCTCATAAAATTTTTATCGAATTCAGCGGGAAACTTATGAAAATCAGCTTGCGAAAAGTCGGCATGGCCATGTCCGTCCGC includes:
- a CDS encoding hypothetical protein (Evidence 5 : Unknown function), with amino-acid sequence MFEINRLKIDANEIMKRIREEVAKRKAAVPEEKKYADADGHGHADFSQADFHKFPAEFDKNFMREIFSEDPNMASPNFMPDAEFKKKRKYHASELLNFHDQEFIINAHRAILSRKPNDHEAHFFLSRMRAGELTKIEILGRLRFSPEGRQRKVSLSGILFPFAAQTAFRIPVLGYIFRVMAQIINLPVIVKNFQKIENSMFIHRNELRQSDMEICRQLYALGNHVSVLASILESKVDIQAVIELSHIVESKIGEEDLNAVTNEINDLIRQIREHKRAITDQRRRINLLLEEAGK
- a CDS encoding Phosphoribosylglycinamide synthetase, which codes for MISERRRFSGFSNFSQKSGTLPKLLIAGGGYADVPLIHSGRRLGYHVITSGNRVTDMGHQYSDECRLEDFSDKEAILRLAKKLKVDAICPCCNDFSAISCAYAAEEMGLPGHDSYETALILHHKDQYRKFSRDNHVPSPVGEGFSNALDALDTIRGRRFPLMVKPVDLSGGKGITKLEKIEEAPAAIENALHRSKAGRIVVEEFIEGSRHGFSAFLRDGRVVFCFLDNEHYYQNPYLVAAASTPSPAPGSVSDKLRLETERISNILNLSDGIFHAQFILRENEPVMIEVTRRSPGDLYTRLVEHATGVDYPGYIVKAAAGLDISRLRQEEPRGFFSRVCIMAEREGIVKDIVFDPWIEDKIIEKIIWGKPGESVDDATTCKLGIVFLKFGSMDEMLAKTEKMSELIRVILD
- a CDS encoding Glycosyltransferase, which codes for MTARGDQKKNTDNQVHISVVTPVYGYELNLDTLYARLRDSLSNFTDDFEIIMVNDASPDNAWEVITELSGNDSRVRGINLSRNFGQHHAITAGLDHTRGEWVVVMDCDLQDQPEEIVKLYEKAREGYDIVFGRRVERNDPFIKFVFSKLFHKTLNFFSGINHDPTVSNFGIYSKKIIDAIRRYRERRQAFGIFIHHAGFRKTSMPVEHSERTTGKSAYTLRRRFGFAIDTIVSNSATPLRFSIGLGFLMFAVSFTCALWLVFRYLFQGVMVLGWTSLMVSICLIGGLLFMNMGFLGLYIGKIFDETKKRPLYLIQETTFDDFRGFSKE
- a CDS encoding conserved membrane hypothetical protein (Evidence 4 : Unknown function but conserved in other organisms), translating into MKLIDILFSSEKKIIWALVFFLLLVGIFYSGKLFITHIHDGIPSGPLDPEVERMWSGDHFSQFYRYSLFKNNIGRGNSPYFSGYQFASGAFTEGLIFFPFSAINGALAFLFGDILSYNLMALFSYVFVGLAAYFLVKLLTGSVSAAIVAAFYLATVPFRTSFLYGEMVYGVDIVMLPLLIYAIERARNEGRSRWFAISGILLFLTLTANFQMLYWAIFILWPYMLYRLIGFSFDASRTPPERVKALLWLLPGLFACVCYTIFIYGMMKNSVLHSGQNFKETFFYTPEIYRLFLQFSGNEKNVYLGLTALVALPWLLKTLFDWRKQSARKTELCIFFVLFLFAFFLCFGPRLDAVTGLPVYRWMFDHIPGFNGTRTPGRIMSVVVVLYTILLGYFVACLLETVKKRWSFSNGALIAIFFSVLIVYDFNYTQPGISLFMEKNNVYEGISGKQTRVVTLPFQYISGDHRNGAFLPLALKHDLRMFTGHSGIYPSAVDEPVRFLYSVNEGCLDRDQWEWLTANHFEYIIAHYTEFEPRVSRQAIMGLMGSPFVDYVTQDQGVYLYKIRNKPAPEKKMNDQILADLYLSLPLPGGAKNESSGIEYLSGWHVREVYKNQRPFRWMRKTHSKLLVGAAKPSVDAQFEYWCPGDAELEIVVGLSYGKIDQKALPDGWRRVNVHLSEHTGSMSIIHLKAATEFRAPPDIRVFGCMVSDVIRKTD
- a CDS encoding conserved hypothetical protein (Evidence 4 : Unknown function but conserved in other organisms), whose translation is MILVLNGLFPETVERIRVGFDGLLPQENIRVWHAPGPVSGLRPKNNWRRQIAELIREAFIADFKPDIVLVSNLFEGLNDDGVTSIGALDIDAPTAVALHDVIPFVHSDIDLKNSAVETWYKNKLGHLHRSDIIFAISESVRKDGIRYLGLPEDSVINISASEISHAQSMDRSAVRLISVLEKIHAGRCRSMDRKSLSARRPKLAYISPLPPERSGISDYSAELLPELSRYYDIDVIVDQDSVSDSLSNADWSVFDVEWFRCHYSRYDRALYHFGNSHFHQHMFSLLEEIPGVVVLHDFFLSGLVWHMDAHGSDPNYFVKRLYESHGYGAAREKFSDPASNDLVCRKYPCNLSVLKQAKGIVAHHEYSLNLAKDRHAKVDEDNWAVIPHLRIPAFGHDRAKARQALNLGDDDFIVCSFGLLGPSKLNHRLLKAWLTSHLAKDANCVLIFVGQNHEGEYGRELMTAIQRGKIGGRVRITGWVDTETFRHYLAAADIGVQLRTFSRGETSGAVMDCMNHSLATVVNANGAMADLPDDAVWKLPDKFSDMQLIEALETLRHDGSRRNKLGICARQVILKDHSPQGCAAQYFGAIERFYSHPRADIESLIKAVAAFDHYKPHYLEYLMLAESISFNFSERSLDRRIFLDISRTFHNDLKTGIECATCGLLIELIKAPPKGYRVEPVYLSAAGGRRHYRYARSYTFTLLGCPADIASDEPIDAQPGDIVIALDLFSQGTEDTRFYFDQLRQGGVKIYCLVFDLLPVLSPHLFPEGADKAHSNWLETIIRCDGGICISKTVAGELMEWVEKNGEEYSAAFNVSWFHLGADIRDSSFSCGMPDFAPAVLNTIQKCAAFLMVGTIEPRKGHMQTLDAFDKLWGEGLKVNLVIVGKEGWKGLPDGMRRSIPAIVNRLRNHPKLGKRLFWLNGISDEYLEEIYTVSTCLIAASEGEGFGLPLIEAARHKLHIIARDIPVFREVAHHHAYYFSGTKPIQLAETIKRWLELKRQNLAPSSEGMRWLTWKQSAEYLLSRILPQSQSKPSRRRIDEIN